One Halioglobus japonicus DNA segment encodes these proteins:
- a CDS encoding enoyl-CoA hydratase/isomerase family protein: MSEALLFTVDEGVAVISVNDAPYNRMSLEFVDKLESLVNNIADDNNIRAVVMTAEGLDNFSVGMDLMQLGAAMQQDFNPHAFFDQRLRMIAAIENMGKPWVVTLFGYCLGAGLELPLGCHFRLAAAEGAQIGLPEMDLGSVPAWGGSARLSKCVGRDHTLDMILRGKKISGSEALRIGLVHEVWPLQELKQRAMDLARELASQPALAVKGVMNVAVGSEDRDLNELLKTERAAVLETFGTPDQQEGMLAFIEKRKPVFNQMK; encoded by the coding sequence ATGAGCGAAGCACTGCTGTTTACTGTTGACGAAGGTGTGGCCGTTATCTCGGTTAACGATGCCCCCTATAACCGCATGAGCCTCGAGTTTGTCGATAAGCTGGAATCTCTCGTCAACAACATCGCCGACGACAACAATATCCGTGCAGTGGTAATGACTGCCGAAGGCCTGGACAATTTCTCGGTCGGCATGGATCTGATGCAGCTCGGCGCGGCGATGCAACAGGACTTCAATCCACACGCATTTTTCGACCAACGTCTGCGGATGATCGCCGCCATCGAGAATATGGGTAAACCCTGGGTTGTCACTCTATTCGGATACTGCCTCGGCGCTGGCCTCGAATTACCACTTGGCTGCCACTTCCGCCTTGCCGCAGCAGAAGGTGCCCAGATTGGCCTGCCGGAAATGGATCTGGGCTCTGTTCCCGCCTGGGGCGGCAGCGCACGCCTGAGCAAATGCGTAGGCCGCGATCACACACTGGATATGATTCTCCGCGGCAAAAAAATATCCGGATCTGAGGCGCTACGTATCGGCCTCGTCCATGAAGTGTGGCCACTCCAGGAGCTGAAACAGCGTGCCATGGATCTTGCCCGTGAGCTCGCATCACAACCGGCTTTGGCAGTGAAAGGCGTCATGAACGTGGCGGTTGGCAGTGAAGACCGCGACCTGAACGAATTGCTGAAAACCGAGAGAGCTGCCGTGCTGGAAACATTCGGCACGCCGGATCAACAAGAGGGAATGCTCGCCTTCATTGAGAAGCGCAAGCCGGTTTTCAACCAGATGAAATAA
- a CDS encoding sulfatase, with protein sequence MEAGSGAVRHAAGRSSPNIILIVADDLGYNDISTFGGGVAGGRVQTPHIDQLAAEGAVFTQSYSGSGTCAVSRAMLMTGRYPTRTGFEFTPTPSGMAPMVARIAQEMDPGKPPMIYDQALDESKPPYEEQGLPPEEVTIAEMLREQGYNTYHIGKWHLGRSNGMAPHDQGFEQSLLMASGLYLPEDDPNVVNAKLDFDPIDQFLWARLVYAASFNTGDLDRFEPSGYLTDYWTDESIKIINANKHSPFFLYLGHWGVHTPLQATREDYEAVGDIEPHRLRVYAAMIRSLDRSVGRINAALEEAGIADNTIVLFTSDNGGPGYIGLPDINHPFRGWKISQFEGGIRVPLFVKWPARITAGTVSGEPVAHIDMMPTLAAAAEVPHPEGVEIDGKSLLPLATGEGADQWDRETLFWQSGHYRVVRHGDWKLQVAARPAKQWLYNLADDPTEQVNLAESEPAKLAELQALLDEHAVNARAPLYPAVLESSIAIDKTLLEPFAEGDEYIYWPN encoded by the coding sequence CTGGAAGCAGGGTCCGGCGCAGTCAGACACGCCGCTGGTAGATCGTCCCCCAATATTATCCTGATTGTTGCCGACGACCTCGGTTACAACGATATTTCCACCTTTGGCGGCGGTGTTGCAGGTGGCCGTGTGCAAACACCGCATATTGACCAGCTGGCGGCAGAAGGGGCGGTGTTCACTCAGTCATATTCTGGATCGGGTACCTGCGCCGTGTCCCGGGCTATGCTCATGACGGGGCGCTATCCCACCCGTACCGGCTTCGAATTTACGCCGACCCCATCGGGCATGGCGCCCATGGTGGCGCGCATTGCGCAGGAGATGGATCCCGGTAAGCCACCGATGATTTACGATCAGGCCCTGGACGAATCCAAGCCGCCCTACGAAGAACAGGGCTTGCCGCCGGAGGAAGTTACCATTGCTGAAATGCTGCGTGAGCAGGGGTACAACACCTACCACATTGGCAAGTGGCATCTGGGGCGTTCAAATGGCATGGCACCTCATGATCAGGGTTTTGAGCAGAGTCTGCTTATGGCCAGTGGCCTGTACTTGCCAGAGGACGATCCCAATGTGGTTAACGCCAAGCTTGATTTCGATCCGATCGATCAGTTCCTGTGGGCGCGCCTGGTTTATGCGGCCAGCTTCAATACCGGCGACCTCGATCGATTTGAGCCCAGTGGTTACCTGACAGACTACTGGACCGATGAGTCTATCAAGATCATCAATGCCAATAAGCATAGTCCTTTCTTCCTATACCTCGGCCACTGGGGCGTGCACACTCCACTGCAGGCGACGCGCGAAGATTACGAGGCGGTTGGCGACATCGAACCTCATCGTTTGCGCGTGTATGCTGCGATGATTCGCTCTCTGGATCGCAGCGTCGGGCGCATTAATGCCGCCCTCGAAGAGGCCGGTATTGCCGATAACACCATTGTGCTGTTCACCAGCGACAATGGCGGCCCTGGCTATATCGGCCTGCCCGATATCAATCACCCTTTCCGGGGTTGGAAGATCAGCCAGTTTGAAGGCGGGATTCGCGTGCCCCTGTTTGTTAAGTGGCCGGCGCGTATCACCGCGGGTACTGTCTCTGGAGAGCCGGTGGCGCACATCGATATGATGCCAACGCTGGCGGCGGCCGCCGAAGTGCCACACCCTGAGGGTGTTGAGATTGATGGTAAGAGTTTATTGCCGCTGGCGACAGGAGAGGGCGCCGATCAGTGGGACAGGGAAACCCTTTTCTGGCAGAGCGGCCACTATCGTGTCGTGCGCCACGGTGATTGGAAGTTGCAAGTCGCTGCGCGACCCGCCAAGCAGTGGCTGTATAACCTCGCCGATGATCCTACCGAGCAGGTAAACCTCGCGGAGTCAGAGCCGGCCAAGCTGGCTGAGCTCCAGGCGCTGCTCGATGAACACGCTGTAAACGCCCGAGCTCCCCTTTACCCCGCCGTACTGGAATCATCCATCGCCATCGACAAAACCCTTCTAGAGCCCTTCGCCGAAGGCGACGAATACATCTACTGGCCCAACTAA
- a CDS encoding arylsulfatase, with translation MVIARTLSSALFAALLLHTSLGQSEEAIVEPEQVPVASARPNILLVLADDLGFSDLGSYGSEINTPTLDALAQEGVRFTNYHTAANCAPARAMLLTGVDAHLAGVPNIPEMLAPEQQRHSHYQGVLGSNVVTVATLLEGAGYHTYMAGKWHLGVGDGQLPSQRGFQRTIALADSGADNWEQRPYIPLYEKANWYADGKEYQLPDDFYSSRFLVDKAIEFIDSNLDDGQPFFAYLPFQAVHIPVQAPQEFIDRYMGVYDGGWDELREQRLARAVELGIVPAGIDMVQMSTTGDWDALDAGQRRYEAKRMAVYGAMVEAMDFHLGRLFHYLKARGQYENTIVIFTSDNGAEASGPADPDSLVARRGPEALGYNTDYESLGLKGSYNTISPSFASAAASPLAYYKFYAGEGGMRVPLIVAGAGLPGQGELNHAFSFVTDITPTILSLTGVAAPEGRFGGRPVEPMIGRDLKPLLKQEVTRVYGAEDAVGYELAGHAALFQGDYKLLSIRPPLGDGQWRLYDIVRDPGETIDLAAEQPVRLQRMLSAYAVYARDNKVLANPPGYDHMKQLVINTLYQRLQTPVLVGLLTALILLPFLVAYRARRKVQ, from the coding sequence GTGGTGATAGCCCGTACGCTTTCGAGCGCATTGTTTGCCGCGCTGCTGCTACATACATCCCTGGGACAGTCAGAAGAAGCCATTGTTGAGCCGGAGCAGGTTCCCGTCGCTTCAGCGCGGCCCAACATCCTGCTGGTGCTGGCCGATGACCTGGGCTTTAGCGATCTTGGTTCTTACGGCAGCGAAATCAACACGCCCACACTCGATGCCCTGGCGCAGGAGGGCGTGCGCTTCACCAACTATCACACCGCGGCGAACTGTGCCCCCGCCCGTGCAATGCTGCTCACCGGGGTGGATGCGCACCTTGCCGGCGTGCCGAATATCCCGGAAATGCTGGCCCCCGAACAGCAACGCCATAGCCACTACCAGGGCGTGTTGGGCAGCAACGTGGTCACCGTGGCGACCCTGCTTGAGGGGGCTGGCTACCACACGTATATGGCGGGTAAATGGCACCTCGGGGTAGGTGACGGGCAGCTACCGAGTCAGCGCGGTTTTCAGCGCACGATCGCACTGGCGGACTCGGGAGCCGACAACTGGGAGCAGCGTCCCTATATCCCGCTCTACGAGAAAGCCAACTGGTACGCCGATGGTAAAGAGTACCAGCTGCCTGACGACTTCTATTCCTCACGCTTCCTGGTAGATAAAGCCATCGAGTTTATCGATAGCAATCTCGATGACGGCCAGCCATTCTTCGCCTATCTGCCATTCCAGGCGGTTCATATACCGGTGCAGGCACCGCAGGAATTCATCGATCGTTATATGGGTGTCTATGATGGCGGGTGGGATGAATTGCGCGAGCAGCGGCTGGCCCGTGCCGTAGAACTTGGGATAGTGCCTGCAGGCATCGACATGGTTCAGATGTCGACAACCGGTGACTGGGACGCGCTGGATGCAGGGCAGCGTCGCTATGAGGCGAAGCGAATGGCTGTATACGGCGCCATGGTTGAGGCTATGGATTTCCATCTTGGGCGCTTGTTTCATTATCTCAAGGCGCGAGGGCAATACGAGAATACGATTGTTATCTTCACCTCGGATAACGGTGCGGAGGCCAGCGGCCCGGCAGATCCTGATTCCCTTGTGGCCCGCCGCGGGCCAGAGGCGCTGGGCTATAACACGGATTACGAAAGTCTTGGCCTCAAGGGTAGCTACAACACGATTAGCCCCAGTTTTGCCAGCGCCGCTGCCAGCCCACTGGCGTACTACAAATTTTATGCGGGGGAGGGCGGCATGCGGGTGCCATTGATTGTGGCAGGGGCCGGCCTACCCGGGCAGGGTGAGCTCAATCATGCGTTTTCATTTGTCACCGATATTACGCCCACCATACTCTCACTGACCGGGGTGGCTGCACCTGAAGGTCGCTTTGGCGGCCGGCCGGTAGAACCGATGATCGGGCGCGACCTGAAGCCACTGCTGAAGCAGGAAGTAACGCGTGTGTACGGAGCTGAAGACGCTGTCGGGTATGAATTGGCAGGGCATGCGGCGTTGTTCCAGGGCGATTACAAATTGCTCTCCATTCGCCCGCCTTTAGGGGATGGGCAGTGGCGTCTTTACGATATCGTGCGAGACCCAGGTGAAACCATCGACCTTGCTGCAGAGCAGCCGGTCAGGCTTCAGCGTATGCTGTCGGCCTATGCAGTGTATGCCCGGGACAACAAAGTACTGGCAAACCCGCCAGGATATGACCACATGAAACAACTGGTGATCAACACGCTCTACCAGCGTCTGCAGACGCCAGTGCTGGTGGGATTGCTGACGGCGCTGATACTGCTGCCATTCCTGGTTGCTTACAGGGCAAGAAGAAAGGTTCAATAA
- a CDS encoding glutathione S-transferase N-terminal domain-containing protein: MSNTHKLYAITHSLYSGRARSYLIKQQIPFQELSTGHESFKAEVLPKGKLATIPTLVTPEGEVIRDGAAIIEHFEAANGRPNRPTGPRQQVISALFDVIGTDGLLRPAMHYRWNFPEDNLEFVRYHFLHSQRDMPEREEKTEAMMNRMRHAGMFFGVNDETREVVEALYLEYLEALNAHFEQYPYLLGWRPSIGDYGLLAPMYAHLGRDPHPARLMQQRATRVYRWVERMNRADQDVPEYFNAGTDFLADDEIPDTLVAVLKVLAEDFMPETLAAAAHINTWLDENQPEAGSAAVGRLAQAVGTAEFSLRGATINALAQPHRFYLLQRVQDTYAALADDEKAEVDSLLAECGMTPILTATLSRRISRADNLEVWD, from the coding sequence ATGTCAAACACACACAAGCTATACGCGATCACCCACTCTCTGTATTCAGGCCGGGCGCGCAGCTATCTGATCAAACAACAGATCCCGTTTCAGGAGTTGTCTACGGGCCACGAGAGCTTCAAGGCTGAGGTGCTGCCCAAGGGTAAACTGGCCACTATCCCCACGCTGGTGACCCCTGAAGGGGAAGTGATTCGCGACGGCGCCGCTATCATTGAACATTTCGAGGCGGCCAACGGTCGTCCGAACCGTCCGACAGGCCCACGTCAACAGGTGATCAGTGCACTGTTCGATGTCATCGGCACCGATGGCCTGCTGCGTCCGGCGATGCACTACCGCTGGAACTTCCCGGAAGACAATCTTGAGTTTGTGCGTTATCACTTTCTTCATTCCCAGCGGGACATGCCCGAGCGCGAGGAAAAAACCGAGGCGATGATGAATCGCATGCGTCACGCGGGTATGTTTTTTGGTGTTAACGATGAGACACGCGAGGTGGTTGAGGCTCTCTATCTGGAGTACCTGGAAGCCCTGAACGCGCACTTTGAGCAGTATCCCTACCTGCTGGGCTGGCGTCCCTCCATTGGTGACTACGGCCTGTTGGCGCCGATGTATGCTCACCTGGGGCGCGACCCTCATCCAGCGAGGCTCATGCAGCAGCGCGCCACGCGGGTGTATCGCTGGGTAGAGCGCATGAACCGTGCGGATCAGGATGTGCCCGAGTACTTCAATGCCGGGACCGATTTTCTGGCGGACGATGAGATTCCCGATACCCTCGTGGCCGTACTCAAAGTGTTGGCCGAAGACTTCATGCCGGAAACTCTTGCGGCAGCAGCGCATATTAATACATGGCTGGACGAGAATCAGCCCGAGGCCGGTTCAGCGGCGGTGGGGCGCCTGGCCCAGGCCGTGGGGACCGCGGAGTTCTCCCTGCGCGGTGCTACCATCAATGCGCTTGCCCAGCCCCATCGCTTCTACCTGCTGCAGCGTGTGCAGGATACCTACGCTGCATTGGCAGATGATGAAAAAGCCGAGGTCGACTCGCTCTTGGCGGAATGCGGCATGACGCCCATTCTCACGGCCACCCTGAGCCGCCGTATCTCTCGCGCCGATAACCTTGAAGTTTGGGACTAG
- a CDS encoding TetR/AcrR family transcriptional regulator, with amino-acid sequence MSKTQGDDVVDGRRLRSERSRLAIVEAALALQEEGVLVPTAQQVSDRAGVGIRSFFRHFEDMETLFEVADGHIRDSYEALFLGGDRNGTLDERIEHAVERHGDAYESVSNMVLGTQAQLWRYEALRKNYARNQRGLRKDLDDWIPELKSVPRDTREAVDAIASFEMWHRLRYHQGLSKSSSIAILKGLLKNLIIDA; translated from the coding sequence ATGTCGAAGACACAGGGAGATGACGTGGTCGACGGACGCAGACTTCGCAGTGAGCGGAGTCGCCTTGCAATTGTTGAGGCGGCTTTGGCCTTGCAGGAGGAGGGGGTGCTCGTCCCCACCGCCCAGCAGGTATCTGATCGGGCGGGAGTCGGTATCCGCTCCTTCTTTCGGCACTTTGAAGATATGGAAACGCTCTTCGAGGTTGCTGACGGCCATATTCGTGACTCTTACGAGGCGCTGTTTCTCGGGGGCGATCGCAACGGCACACTGGACGAGCGTATTGAGCACGCCGTAGAGCGTCACGGTGATGCCTACGAGAGTGTCAGCAATATGGTACTGGGCACCCAGGCCCAACTCTGGCGCTACGAAGCACTGCGAAAAAATTACGCGCGCAATCAGCGTGGTTTGCGCAAGGATCTGGACGATTGGATTCCCGAGCTGAAGTCTGTTCCACGCGACACGCGCGAAGCTGTTGATGCCATTGCATCATTCGAAATGTGGCACCGGCTGAGATATCACCAGGGGCTGAGCAAGAGTAGCAGCATCGCCATCCTCAAGGGTTTGCTTAAAAATCTAATCATCGACGCCTGA
- a CDS encoding type 1 glutamine amidotransferase domain-containing protein gives MKRLLKIGVVVVVLLGVFLLALPTILHKAGVHPEYTGPTVELPGKRALVIATSHAVLAAPGETEGPATGVMASELTHPYYTFLDGGMEVDVASIKGGEIPIDPQTLQFMIISPEDERFLEDSIALAKVKNSIPIADVDVSQYDIVFIAGGWGAAYDLAQSPELAAKVSEAYYGDKAAMIGGICHGVLGLVSARDQDGELLIAGRRMTGVTDKQVKELGIDITPLHPETELRKARAIYESQTAFKDFFATHVTVDDEQRFVTGQNQNSGLEAANRMMLILADREQ, from the coding sequence ATGAAAAGATTGCTCAAGATCGGTGTGGTAGTGGTTGTGCTGCTGGGTGTGTTCCTGCTTGCGTTACCTACGATCCTGCACAAGGCCGGTGTGCATCCTGAGTACACGGGCCCGACTGTCGAACTGCCTGGCAAGCGTGCCCTGGTCATTGCCACCAGCCACGCCGTGCTGGCGGCTCCCGGCGAAACCGAAGGCCCGGCAACCGGAGTGATGGCCTCTGAATTGACCCACCCTTACTACACATTTCTCGACGGTGGGATGGAAGTCGACGTTGCCAGCATCAAAGGCGGCGAGATTCCTATCGATCCGCAGACGCTGCAGTTTATGATTATTTCACCCGAGGACGAACGCTTTCTTGAGGACAGCATCGCGCTGGCGAAGGTGAAAAACTCCATCCCCATCGCGGATGTAGATGTGTCGCAATACGATATTGTCTTTATTGCCGGCGGCTGGGGAGCGGCCTACGACCTGGCGCAGTCGCCGGAGTTGGCGGCCAAGGTGAGTGAGGCCTACTACGGCGATAAGGCAGCGATGATCGGCGGTATCTGCCATGGCGTGCTAGGACTCGTGAGCGCGCGTGATCAAGATGGTGAGCTACTGATCGCCGGACGCCGCATGACAGGGGTGACCGATAAGCAGGTCAAGGAGCTAGGTATTGATATCACGCCACTGCACCCGGAAACGGAGCTTCGCAAGGCCAGGGCTATCTACGAAAGCCAGACTGCGTTCAAGGATTTCTTTGCCACCCACGTCACTGTAGATGATGAGCAGCGCTTTGTGACCGGGCAGAATCAGAACTCAGGCCTGGAGGCTGCCAATCGCATGATGCTTATCCTGGCCGACCGCGAGCAATAA
- a CDS encoding WS/DGAT/MGAT family O-acyltransferase produces MKKLSFVDKGFLMAETREMPMHVGGVSLYTLPDGVDEHEFMHSLARNVREADALLPPFGDRLKLGRLGIAGNAYWEPDPALDMDYHVRHSALPKPGRYRELFTLVSRLHGTLLERTRPLWEMHLIEGLKNRQFAVYTKTHHAAVDGARSIHISRSMLSADPDNVLSESPLSLQSWQRYKDALRLGKQAAHTDEELRNAADMLKSTFDSGTNLFRALKGFTQAWSGRGGELSLPHLQVPTSALNTEVDGARRFVAQSWPFARIRAVGSAFDGTFNDAVLAICAGALRKYLETHAELPEESLKAMVPVSIRQAGEVDSGNAVASISADLATDIVDPAKRIQAIMASVRAGRAFYADMSPKEIELVSMVMQTPSLLLVPMGLISRMPAYNVAISNVPGISETMYWNGARMDGSYPLSIVIDGMAMNITLVTYDQNVDFGIIACRRSMPHVQRIIDYMEDALVELEEAAGLSSKAAKPKSKPKRKRKPRAKAKK; encoded by the coding sequence ATGAAGAAGCTCAGTTTTGTGGACAAAGGTTTCCTGATGGCGGAAACACGCGAGATGCCCATGCACGTGGGCGGCGTCTCCCTGTACACACTTCCTGATGGCGTGGACGAGCACGAATTCATGCACAGCCTCGCCCGCAATGTGCGCGAGGCAGATGCATTACTGCCCCCTTTCGGCGACCGCCTCAAACTTGGGCGCCTGGGGATTGCTGGCAACGCCTATTGGGAGCCGGACCCCGCATTGGACATGGATTACCATGTCCGCCATTCCGCGCTCCCCAAACCGGGCCGCTACCGCGAACTGTTTACACTCGTATCCCGGTTGCACGGCACGCTGCTGGAGCGCACCCGACCATTGTGGGAAATGCACCTGATCGAAGGCCTGAAAAACAGGCAATTCGCCGTATATACCAAGACCCATCACGCGGCGGTCGATGGCGCACGCTCCATCCACATTTCACGCAGCATGCTCTCGGCCGACCCCGACAACGTGCTGAGCGAATCGCCCCTGTCTCTGCAATCCTGGCAACGCTATAAAGATGCCCTGCGCCTCGGCAAGCAGGCAGCACACACCGATGAAGAATTGCGTAACGCAGCGGACATGCTCAAATCGACATTCGACAGCGGCACCAACCTGTTCCGCGCGCTCAAGGGCTTTACGCAAGCCTGGAGTGGGCGCGGCGGTGAACTCTCGCTGCCTCATTTACAGGTGCCCACCAGCGCGCTCAACACCGAAGTGGATGGAGCGCGGCGCTTTGTCGCACAGTCATGGCCCTTTGCGCGCATAAGGGCGGTTGGTAGTGCTTTTGACGGTACGTTTAACGACGCTGTCCTGGCTATATGCGCCGGCGCCCTGCGAAAGTATCTGGAGACGCACGCAGAACTGCCCGAGGAATCACTCAAGGCAATGGTGCCGGTGTCGATCAGGCAGGCAGGGGAAGTGGACTCAGGCAATGCTGTGGCCTCTATCAGCGCAGACCTGGCAACGGACATTGTGGACCCAGCTAAACGCATCCAGGCCATTATGGCCTCAGTGAGGGCAGGCCGGGCGTTCTATGCCGACATGTCGCCCAAGGAGATCGAACTGGTCAGCATGGTCATGCAGACCCCTTCCCTGCTCCTGGTGCCCATGGGCCTGATATCCCGCATGCCTGCCTACAATGTCGCCATCTCCAATGTGCCAGGCATTAGCGAAACCATGTATTGGAACGGAGCACGTATGGACGGCTCCTATCCCCTCTCCATCGTCATAGACGGGATGGCCATGAATATTACCCTGGTCACCTACGATCAGAATGTGGACTTTGGCATCATCGCTTGCCGCCGCTCGATGCCACATGTGCAGCGCATTATCGACTACATGGAAGATGCGCTGGTGGAGCTGGAGGAAGCGGCAGGTCTGAGCAGTAAGGCCGCCAAACCCAAATCCAAACCCAAAAGGAAGCGAAAGCCGAGGGCAAAGGCCAAGAAGTAA
- a CDS encoding NAD(P)H-dependent flavin oxidoreductase, with protein sequence MKTRITEMLGIETPIVCGGMMRVGTADLAAAASNAGALGVMTALTQPTPEGLEAEIARCFSMTDKPFAVNLTVGVVASEINYDDYVDVIIKSGVKIVETAGRSPEPFMERFKAAGIKVIHKCVAVRHALKAERIGVDVVSIDGFECAGHPGEQDVGGLVLFPAATQALSIPVLASGGIADGRGLAAALALGCEGINMGTRFLVTKEAPVHEGIKQKVVEMDENQTRLIFRTYKNTARVYRNGIADEVAAIEASGADFGQVHHLVSGANQEKAWSTGDIEAGMVTVGMCGGLINDIPTCEELVRNIVGDAEQIIRERLASITAA encoded by the coding sequence ATGAAAACACGCATTACTGAAATGCTGGGTATTGAAACCCCCATTGTCTGTGGTGGCATGATGCGCGTGGGCACGGCAGACCTGGCTGCCGCTGCTTCCAACGCGGGTGCGCTGGGTGTGATGACTGCGCTGACGCAGCCCACGCCGGAAGGACTCGAGGCAGAGATTGCCCGCTGTTTTTCAATGACCGACAAGCCTTTTGCGGTGAATCTCACCGTGGGTGTAGTCGCCAGTGAAATCAATTACGACGATTATGTGGACGTCATTATTAAGAGTGGTGTCAAGATTGTGGAGACAGCCGGCCGTAGCCCCGAGCCGTTCATGGAGCGCTTCAAGGCAGCTGGTATTAAAGTGATTCACAAGTGTGTGGCAGTGCGCCATGCACTTAAGGCCGAGCGTATCGGCGTTGATGTGGTCAGCATCGACGGCTTTGAGTGTGCCGGTCACCCTGGTGAGCAGGACGTGGGCGGCCTGGTGCTGTTTCCTGCGGCTACCCAGGCGCTGAGCATCCCGGTATTGGCCTCCGGTGGTATCGCCGATGGTCGTGGCCTTGCAGCGGCCCTGGCATTGGGTTGCGAGGGCATTAATATGGGCACCCGATTCCTGGTGACCAAAGAAGCGCCGGTGCATGAGGGCATTAAGCAGAAAGTCGTGGAGATGGATGAGAACCAGACTCGCCTGATTTTCCGCACATACAAGAACACCGCACGGGTGTATCGCAACGGCATCGCTGACGAAGTCGCGGCTATTGAAGCGTCCGGCGCTGATTTTGGTCAGGTGCATCACCTGGTATCCGGGGCCAATCAGGAGAAAGCCTGGAGCACCGGTGATATCGAAGCAGGTATGGTCACTGTGGGTATGTGTGGTGGTCTGATTAACGATATCCCCACCTGTGAGGAACTGGTGCGCAATATCGTGGGTGACGCGGAGCAGATCATTCGTGAACGGTTGGCATCTATCACGGCTGCGTGA
- a CDS encoding MBL fold metallo-hydrolase, with protein MKKTALVLGVIATLAVIAYSQRASIAGRIMDVGLERMMGANLIADLDDGLHLTLCGAGGPMPAPKASGPCVAVVAGEQFFVVDTGTDGPRNLGRMNYPIGDLDGVFITHFHSDHIDGLGELSTLRWAAGDNTSPLPVYGPTGVEKVVEAFNAAYSQDFVYRHEHHGDTVAPMSGAGMTAIAFDVPAKDELTVVYEKDGLKVEMLVVDHFPIDPAVGYRFSYKGRTLLISGDTTKQANLQAFSEGIDLLVHEALAPNLLLRMNAAAKKIGNPIMAKITYDVLDYHTSPVEAAEIARDAKVGHLLYYHIVPPMVIPGQDALFLDGAEDIFPAYTIGQDGVSFSLPANSSEIIKTRIGL; from the coding sequence ATGAAAAAGACTGCGCTCGTTCTAGGCGTCATCGCCACACTTGCTGTGATCGCATACAGCCAGCGTGCAAGTATTGCTGGCAGAATCATGGACGTTGGCCTTGAACGAATGATGGGGGCCAACCTGATTGCCGATCTGGACGACGGGCTGCACCTCACACTGTGCGGCGCAGGCGGACCGATGCCAGCACCCAAAGCCTCAGGACCCTGTGTCGCCGTCGTCGCCGGCGAGCAGTTCTTCGTGGTTGATACCGGCACGGATGGACCACGTAACCTCGGCCGCATGAACTACCCTATCGGCGACCTGGACGGTGTTTTTATCACCCACTTCCACTCTGATCACATTGATGGCCTTGGCGAACTAAGTACATTGCGTTGGGCCGCTGGCGACAATACCAGCCCGCTCCCCGTTTACGGTCCAACAGGCGTGGAAAAAGTGGTAGAGGCATTCAATGCTGCGTATTCACAAGACTTCGTTTATCGTCATGAACACCACGGGGACACAGTCGCGCCAATGAGTGGCGCCGGCATGACGGCCATCGCGTTTGACGTGCCCGCAAAAGACGAGCTCACCGTAGTCTACGAAAAAGACGGACTCAAGGTAGAGATGCTCGTTGTCGATCACTTCCCGATAGATCCTGCGGTAGGTTACCGGTTCAGCTACAAAGGCCGTACGTTGCTGATCTCTGGCGACACAACCAAGCAGGCTAACTTGCAGGCATTTTCGGAAGGCATTGACCTGCTCGTGCATGAGGCGCTGGCGCCAAATCTCCTCTTGAGGATGAATGCAGCGGCCAAGAAAATTGGCAACCCGATCATGGCGAAAATCACTTACGATGTTCTCGACTACCACACCAGCCCGGTTGAGGCTGCCGAGATCGCCAGAGATGCCAAAGTTGGCCACCTGCTCTACTATCACATTGTGCCGCCCATGGTCATCCCGGGCCAGGATGCGCTGTTCCTGGACGGTGCTGAAGACATTTTTCCGGCGTACACCATTGGCCAGGATGGGGTTTCGTTTAGCCTTCCGGCAAACTCTTCTGAGATTATCAAGACCCGCATCGGCCTATAG